The Bacilli bacterium nucleotide sequence GAATTCCGAGCTCGGATGCGAGCTTTTCCCCAATTTCCCGCTTTGTCTCGCGAACGACCATATTGATATTGTTCCGAAGCACAGTTTTCCTCCCGCGGTACATTAATGCAGTATTGTCGGCTGGTCATCATGCCATGTGTCGAACGGGGTCTTATACGGGTAGCCCGTATCGTACGGATTGATATGCACAAACACATCAGATATGCGATGAAATCGCGACATCAAATGATGCTTGACCAATTTCGCGATATCGTTTGCTTCCGAGACGGTAATGCGCGGATTGACGCTGATTTTGACATCCACGATGATAAATCCGCCGTGTTCGCAAGCGTGCAATTCATCCACCCGAATGACGCCGGGGGTATTGGCCGCGGCTTCCCGCAATTCCCCGGAATCTTCCGAACGCAAAACATGATCCAAAGTTTGCTGAATGGATTCGGTTACAAGCCGATAGCCGCTGCGGAAAATCAACAGCGAAATAAACACGCCTGCAGCCGGATCCAGTATATACATCCACGGCGCGTCCAGCCATTGGCCTAACAGCGCTCCGCTGATGCCGACAAGCGCCGCCAACGAAGCGTAAACATCGGCGCGATGTTCCATGGCCAAAAGCCGATAACGGTTGGGCGCCAGTTTGCCAAATCGGTATTTGTACTGATACGTTGCTTCTTTCAGCGCTATTGCCACAATGATAACGGTTAACGCAAAGCCTTGCGGCGGACTTGTGATTCCGGTTGCCATCGCCTTGGCTGAATGGATGGCGATCTCGGCGCCGGAAATCATCATAAGCACGGATACCAAAATGGCCGACACCGTTTCGGCTTTTCCGCGATTCAGCGTCCATTCTTTGTGCGAATGCGCATGCGCATCTTTCTTTTCCAACCATACTGCCAACGAGCAAACGGCATCAGCGGCAGAATGCGCCGCGTCTGCCAATAGAGCTCTGCTTCCCGACCCTAACCCCGCTACTCCTTTAAAAACTGCCAGCCCCAAATTCCCGACAATACCGACCCATATCCCCCATTGTATCTTCGCCAGTCGATGGTTTGTCAAAGGCTACACTCCTTAAGGAATTACGATTTTGCGGAAACGGCGCGTTTTCTGGCTTCCAAACTGCCGAGCTTTAGCGAAGCCCAAATCGGGCTGGCGATAAAAATAGACGAATAAGCGCCGCTCACAAGGCCGACGATCATAGCGAGCGAGAACAGGCGAATCGCGGGGCTGCCGAATGCAAACAGGCAAATTGCCGCAACGAGAACCGTAATGACGGTATTGATGGAACGCGTCATCGTCTGCCGTACACTCTTGTTGACTACTTCGGCGATGTCTCTGTACGATTTCAATTTGGCAAAACGCAAGTTTTCGCGGACGCGGTCATAAATGACGATCGTATCGTTAATCGAGTAGCCGATAATCGTCAAAACCGCGGCGATAAACGGCAAATTCACTTCCAAATGAAAGATGGAGAAAAAGCTTATGACGATAAACGCATCGTGGATCAACGCGATAATTCCGCCCAGCGCAAAGCGCCACTCAAAACGGATAATGATATAGGCAAAGATCAGCCCGCATGCCAATAATACGGCATAAATTGCGTTTCGCGCCAATTCCCGGGCCATCTCCACATCAACTGTGCTCTCTTCATATGTGACCTGATCGCCGAACTTCTCCTTAAACTTGGCAATGACCGCTTGCGTTTCGGTATCTTTCAGCACGCGGTCAAAGCGCGCCGTCACGCGCTCGTTATTGCCGCCCATGGTCAAAACCGACGCGGTCACGCCGGCCTCTTTAAGTAAACTCTCGGCCTGTTGTTTGTCAAACGCTTTGCCTGTTGTGATATCCAATGTCGTGCCGGATTTGAAATCGACGCCGTAGTTCAAATTAAACACCAAAAGCGAAATAATCCCCAGCACGGTAATGACGATGGAAATCGTAAAAAATGTTTTGCGATGCTTCATAAAATCAAATTTTTTTATTTTTTCATAGCTCACTGATTTCCGCCTCCTTGACGCCGTAATATCCGAACTTGCTGGCAATATTGGAACGCACGAACAGATTCAATAAGAATCGGGACAAGAAGACGTTAGTCGCAATACTCAGGACAATGCTCAAAATCAACGTGATGGCAAACCCTTTAATGGCGCCGGTGCCAATAAGCAAAAGTGCGATGCCGGCGAAAATCGTCGTCAAATTGGCGTCCATGATCGTCCGAAACGATTGACGCGAGCCCGCGACAAGCGAAGAATTGAGCGTTTTGCCGCTCCGTATCTCTTCTTTGATGCGCTCGTAGGTGATAATGTTCGCGTCCACCGCCATCCCGATACCGAGCACAAAAGCCGCGATACCCGGCAGCGTCAACGTGGCGTTCATCAAATAAAATACCAGGAGCAGCGCCCAGGTGTAAATGATGAGCGTTATGCATGCGATAACCCCGGGAATACGGTAAAACAGCAGCATAAACAGCAAAATCAGGACAGAGCCCAACAGGCCCGCTTCAACTGTTTTTTGCAGCGACAATTGTCCCAGCGTAGCGCCGACGCTCTGGATATATTTCTCGGTCAGTTTGACCGGCAGCGCCCCCAGGTTGATCGTATCGGCAAGATTCTTCGCTTCTTTATAGGTGAAATTCCCCTCGATCATAACGTCCGTGCTGTTAATCGGACCGTTATTCACAGCCGGATTCGATACCAGCTCATCGTCCAAATAGATGCCGAGCGTATTGTTGGGCGGACCTTTGTCCCAGGCGCGTTTTGTCACTTCATAAAATTTTTGCTTGTCCCGCAATTTTATCGTTACGTACGGCTGATTCGCCTGGTTGTATTCAACCTTGGCTCCGCCTTCAACGAAATCTTTACCGGTCAGTTCTACTTTCCCGTCGGATGAACGAATCTGCAGCACCGCGGGCTTTTTCAAGATTTCGCGGACGGTTTCGGGATCCGTTACACCGGCAATCCGCACGCGAATGCGATTTTTTCCCTCCGGGGTAATTTCCGGCTCCTCTACGCCGGATTGGTTTACCCTGTGCTCAATATTTCTGGCTGCCTGGCGCAGTACGTCCTTGGTAATGGTCTGTCCTGGCTCAATCGGTTCGGCATTGTACAAAATCTCAAACCCGCCTTTTAAATCCAGCCCCAAACGCAAATTTTTGACCAGATCCGGGGTAGTAAAGCCGATAACGCCAAAGGATACGACGACCACAAGCAAAAATGCCAAGAGTCTTTTTACGTCCATCCTGCCTTTCTCCCTTCCATACTCAATATTCCCATTATACCCACGGCAAAAATCCGAGTCAATTTGACAGAACCGGCAGCAACCAGCAACAAACCGGCAGCAAACCGACAGCAAAAAGCCGCCTCCCTGGGCGGCGAACAAAATTCAGAGGGGCAATCCTTTATATGCGTTCAATGTCATCCTGTTCATAAAGTGGGTAACTTTTAAGGCCAATATGTCGTTCACCAACCGGTGCAGCGGCGGAAAACCGTCCTTGTAGTCCGCGTTGACGCAATCCCAAATATCTTTGCCGGTAATATTTTCATACCCTAAGAGCGCAAATTCTTCCGCTTTCGAATGGCATAATTGTTCCACCATTTTCGTTAAATCGTCATCATTTATTTCCATCTGCATGGAATCCCCCATCGATAATCCCCCCGGCGTTTGCAATAATCCGTTTCAAGTTAATATGATTCGCTTCCGTGACGAAAAATCCTGCCGGAAGCCAAAACATGTCCGTAAAGAAAGGCATGATTCCGCCTTCGCGGCGCATATCCATATAGAGATGCAGGGATTGTCCGAAGAAAAGGAAGAGGATGCAATTGGGCAAACAAAGTTTCATCCAGGGCACGCTTATCCTTCTCGCTGCGGGAATCATCAATCGCCTCCTCGGATTTGTGCCGAGAATCATTCTTCCAAGACTGATCGGATCCGAGGGCGTTGGGCTTTATCAAATGGGCTATCCGCTCATGATT carries:
- a CDS encoding cation diffusion facilitator family transporter, coding for MTNHRLAKIQWGIWVGIVGNLGLAVFKGVAGLGSGSRALLADAAHSAADAVCSLAVWLEKKDAHAHSHKEWTLNRGKAETVSAILVSVLMMISGAEIAIHSAKAMATGITSPPQGFALTVIIVAIALKEATYQYKYRFGKLAPNRYRLLAMEHRADVYASLAALVGISGALLGQWLDAPWMYILDPAAGVFISLLIFRSGYRLVTESIQQTLDHVLRSEDSGELREAAANTPGVIRVDELHACEHGGFIIVDVKISVNPRITVSEANDIAKLVKHHLMSRFHRISDVFVHINPYDTGYPYKTPFDTWHDDQPTILH
- the secF gene encoding protein translocase subunit SecF, which translates into the protein MSYEKIKKFDFMKHRKTFFTISIVITVLGIISLLVFNLNYGVDFKSGTTLDITTGKAFDKQQAESLLKEAGVTASVLTMGGNNERVTARFDRVLKDTETQAVIAKFKEKFGDQVTYEESTVDVEMARELARNAIYAVLLACGLIFAYIIIRFEWRFALGGIIALIHDAFIVISFFSIFHLEVNLPFIAAVLTIIGYSINDTIVIYDRVRENLRFAKLKSYRDIAEVVNKSVRQTMTRSINTVITVLVAAICLFAFGSPAIRLFSLAMIVGLVSGAYSSIFIASPIWASLKLGSLEARKRAVSAKS
- the secD gene encoding protein translocase subunit SecD, translated to MDVKRLLAFLLVVVVSFGVIGFTTPDLVKNLRLGLDLKGGFEILYNAEPIEPGQTITKDVLRQAARNIEHRVNQSGVEEPEITPEGKNRIRVRIAGVTDPETVREILKKPAVLQIRSSDGKVELTGKDFVEGGAKVEYNQANQPYVTIKLRDKQKFYEVTKRAWDKGPPNNTLGIYLDDELVSNPAVNNGPINSTDVMIEGNFTYKEAKNLADTINLGALPVKLTEKYIQSVGATLGQLSLQKTVEAGLLGSVLILLFMLLFYRIPGVIACITLIIYTWALLLVFYLMNATLTLPGIAAFVLGIGMAVDANIITYERIKEEIRSGKTLNSSLVAGSRQSFRTIMDANLTTIFAGIALLLIGTGAIKGFAITLILSIVLSIATNVFLSRFLLNLFVRSNIASKFGYYGVKEAEISEL
- a CDS encoding post-transcriptional regulator, producing MGDSMQMEINDDDLTKMVEQLCHSKAEEFALLGYENITGKDIWDCVNADYKDGFPPLHRLVNDILALKVTHFMNRMTLNAYKGLPL